A window of Bacteroidales bacterium contains these coding sequences:
- the rpsI gene encoding 30S ribosomal protein S9 → MEVINATGRRKTAVARVYLKEGTGQVTVNKRDVKDYFPTSVLQYTVKQAFEVTQTENKFDINVNLDGGGYKGQAEALRMAIARALVKLNPEFRKALKDKGLLRRDPRMVERKKPGQPGARRRFQFSKR, encoded by the coding sequence ATGGAAGTCATTAACGCAACCGGAAGAAGAAAAACAGCCGTTGCCCGAGTATACCTTAAAGAAGGAACAGGACAGGTTACTGTTAACAAGCGTGACGTAAAAGATTATTTTCCGACATCAGTTCTTCAATATACGGTCAAACAAGCCTTTGAGGTTACTCAGACTGAAAATAAATTTGACATCAACGTCAATCTCGACGGCGGTGGTTACAAAGGCCAGGCTGAAGCGCTCCGGATGGCTATTGCCCGCGCACTGGTCAAATTAAACCCGGAGTTTCGCAAGGCATTAAAAGATAAAGGCCTCTTACGCAGAGATCCCAGGATGGTTGAAAGGAAGAAACCGGGCCAGCCAGGCGCACGGAGAAGATTCCAGTTCAGCAAACGTTAA